The region ATTTTTAAATATATTACTGGAATTTCATTTTCAGAATCTTATTATTTCCTGCAAGAACTACAGTATTTCTATCCAGCCATTGACAAACATACAGATTTTTTTCTTCAGAAATAACTTTCCAGGTCTTTCCGTAATCAACAGAATAACTAATATGCTGATCTCCGACTGCAATAATTTCTTTACCTTCAGATCCTGGTTTAATTCTAACACATGTCATATAGCCTCCGTTTTTGCCGGAAGCTTGTATTTCCCAGGTTTTTCCACCATCGGTTGTAGTCGCTATATTATCCTGATTTTCTTTCTGCGCCGTATAATCTCCACCAACAGCAATTCCAAATCTATCTCCGTAAAAATCTACAGAATACATTCCCTGAGACGATTTCCCTTGTACAAAAGGTGTATTAAAAATTTCCCATTTCTGAGTATTTAGGTTTTGCCTCAAGATTCTGGAAGACATTCCTCCTGTCGCTATCCATAAATAGTTTTTAGAAGATGCTATATTGGTGTTGCTTGCCGCAAATGCAGCTTCTCCCTTATTTAGTTGTACATTATGATTTGGTATACTCCACATTCCTTTTTTGTCCATCTGTGCCAGTTTCAGCT is a window of Elizabethkingia anophelis R26 DNA encoding:
- a CDS encoding WD40/YVTN/BNR-like repeat-containing protein; this encodes MRKILSLGLLSVSFLGFSQQIEFTTLLKDKISIRALEVSNGKVWYSGTESKFGFVNVNDTLDKKQIRLSDKNLQFRTLAQDKKYFYAINIESPANFFRVEKKSLKVENVFQDKGSTAFYDALHFTGGGAAYAFSDTDESLKLKLAQMDKKGMWSIPNHNVQLNKGEAAFAASNTNIASSKNYLWIATGGMSSRILRQNLNTQKWEIFNTPFVQGKSSQGMYSVDFYGDRFGIAVGGDYTAQKENQDNIATTTDGGKTWEIQASGKNGGYMTCVRIKPGSEGKEIIAVGDQHISYSVDYGKTWKVISEEKNLYVCQWLDRNTVVLAGNNKILKMKFQ